The segment CGTTGCACACTCcgtcccccttctctcccccagcctcaGTGGCTAGCAGAGCTTAGCTAACATCCTCACAAACACACAAAGGGGGCAGACATCCCAGAATAATCCCCCCTCCCTCGGCGTTCTGTAACACTCACACAACTCTGCATAGTTACCTCGCAACGGACAGACCATAATACTCAGCCTTTACGCACCtcccccctctacacacacacttctaCTGCACACACACCCTGCCCCTTAGCAACCCCGTTGTCATGGAGACACTCctcctcccgccctctctctggcAGACCATAATACTCCAGCCACCAACATCCCATAATAAGCACAACTCCTAAAAAGACAGGAGAAAAAATACCAGTCACATGGTCTCCAGGGAAACTCTAGGCCACTGGTGACAGACCATAATATTCACAGACTGTCCTCCTGGCATGTCTACCACTGCACCCAGAAGACCTATGGAAGCCCACACGAAGGCTAGGCTACCACTGTGCGTACTTACTTACAGACTGCACTCACAGTATAAGACTGCTTTATAACACTTGCATGGGAATAACTCTAGGCCAACTGTACTGAAGTACATGGTACACATGGCTTAGTCTTaaatacacacatcaacacaacaGGTTTGCCACACACATGTAATTGTTCGGGACACACAGGGATACCAGAAACATGTACTGCTTGTGTCAATGATGGACtgctgcttctacacctgcattctagctgtttggggttttaggctgggtttctgtacagcacttcgagatattatctgatgtacgaagggctatataaaataaaattgattgattgattgactgctgTGTCACATGTTAGGCACCTGTCTCTGGACTCAACAGAACAACTTATGGGATGGCACAGTGCACTTGGGGTTTATTGTCTCCATAGCCCTCAGAGCATGCAGTGCTGTGGACAGGGTAGAGGAAACTAGAATTTTAAACAGGGTCAATTGCATTGACCGCCACAGAGAATTCAACCATATAGAAGAGCATCtaaagcagtggttcccaaccaggggtactaggactcCTGAGGgcacttggcctatccacagggggtgcTCATCAGCCCAAGAGCTCGACTCTGCTGCTGGGGGACTCGGGCATGAAAGACATCCACCATGTCTTCACTCAGAagactcatcagaccataggcctactggaAAAAATGCACATGATggggtactccgggcagagcaaaattcagcTGGTGGTACAGTAGCTGAAACAGGTTGGAAACCACAGATCTAAAGTATACACAGATGCATTCAGACTTGAATTGGGCAACAGATGGTCAATAGATTGCATTGACCAGGGATGTTAATGTTTTGATGCCGTGTTTGCAAACACACTACCTGACAGCATCAgcatattgtttttgtattttatttaacctttatttaactatgcaagtcagttaaaataacaaattcttatttacaatgatggcctaccccagccaaacactaacccaggctacgctgggccaattgtgtgcagccctatgggactcccaatcacgaccggttgtaatacagcctggaatctaaccaggttctgtagtgacgcctctagcactgagatgcagtgccttagaccgctgcgccactcaggagccctgtaGACAGAAACATTTAAAACGCCTTGTGACAACTGCAGATGTAATAAAAGGGCTTTATCAATTAGATTTGATCGATTTATTGATTTATACCCTAATGTGTTAGTACTGAATCAGTGATAAGAATCAAGTCATCTGGGATATGTGTGATGGATGCATTGTGTTTACATGGATGGACTGTCATGCATCACTCTGAATGGTTGGACTCTGTCCTTTTGGGGTGGCATTTTCTAAATGACAGACAATAGAATGGTatcatgttgtagtgtgtgtgacaTAGTATTATTATAaatctctctcgtgtgtgtgtgtgtgtgtgtgtgtgtgtgtgtgtgtgtgtgtgtgtgtgtgtgtgtgtgtgtgtgtgtgtgtgtgtgtgtgtgtgtgtgtgtgtgtgtgtgtgtgtgtgtgtgtgtgtgtgtgtgtgtgtgtgtgtgtgtgtgtgtgtgtgtgtgaatttcttacctccctctctcaccatccccatCAGGTCTCTGCAAGGACATTTTTCCTGGCCCAGGGTTCCTGAAACCAAACACGGTTCATTTTGTGACTTTGTTACTGTATCGCTGATATTCATTTATCAGTAGTACATTATCAGCATATCAACCAGGCTTTTGTACCACTGTAAAGTTTATATCCTGCTTTTTTCCCCAGAGGAAATAAGTagacaaagaaaatacaattGTTGCAATTTACACTTGTATCTTTTTGTTCTACCTTTCATGTTTTATTCCCCTGATAATAACAGGTGAAAATGCTTAGGAAATCAGTTCCTAAAAGCTACTGAGCCAAACCCACAGAATTAACTCACTCTCTCACCTTCTTTCTCTCCTGTGCTCTGTCACTATGGAGAttgaggaggggtgggggggaccCTGTATCAACCAATCACAATTTGGTTAGTGTGGGGGGGGTTAAACCttcctctgtccttcccctccATATTCCCCACCCCTTCTGAATCACAGCGGCacaacatcccataatactatgtCTCTGTAACAGGAGCCTGCTGACCATAAAAGGGAACATGTAAATAGTCTAGTGTGCCTTCTTGTCTTTGTCTTCTTTCCTTGATCTGCATTGATGTGCAAGaaatggacaggtgagagaaacTCCTTAGTATGCACCTACAGTACATTGCTTTCACCTACCCTGTGTtttcaggtcagtgcagagattAGGAGAGGAGACCtttttagactattgagatgcacccatgTATAGTAGCCCTCTGAGCCAACCCCTGGAGATGAAGGTTGGGGAGGGAATGGGGGCAAAGGAGGCAGTCTGaagtcagacaggtagacagacgtGATGACAGCTGGGATAATGGAGGAATACACTGCTAGACAAGGGGGGAAAGGTTAGACACACCcacgacacacaacacacacacataggcatcCAGACAAAAAGGGacaggtaagacagacagacagacagatccttaaaaacatagaacaaacaccTGTCCAGTAGATATGTCTGCTGGTGCTGTACTAAATAGCCTGGGATCCTACTCCCTCTACAGGTCAAGTGCACTGATTGTGCCCTGGATGCAAGAGGCCCTACACCAGAATAATCTCTGCCTGGGTGGGGTTTAATTAGTTATGTTTCTACTGGGGTAATGGTCAATTGAAATTCAGATTGTTTTTATTGTTTAGCTGTAAAGAGTATGTCTTCCAGGTATGACTGTTATTGTTCAAATGGAGTTGCCACACCGAACCTGGAGGGAACCCAATGTCTCTCTACacctgtctgccagtgtgtccaGCCCAGGTGTAGTGAGCCATTacgctctctgtctttctgactgCACACCTCATAACATTTCCCCTCGCCATGACCCCAAGCCCCAATGTCAGACCATTGTCTGTTGTCTGCGATTGCATGCTCTGTTACCCCCCCCAAAGCCATACACCCCCCCTTCCATTTCATAACACCTGAATCCCATAGTATTCATAGCAccatacacacaaacatgcacactcacacacacattccactCTTATCCCCCCATACCCGCACAACCCACACACTCTCCCCTAGCTCCCCCCTCTCAGGCCCCTGCCCGTCAACCTCTCTATCCCATAATACTCACAATCCCCCCCCTTCCTCTCACAGCCAccgccaccccaccccacccacacacccaccgcCTAGCAACGCATCTATCCCATAATATTCAGAGCCTCACAGCCCCCACCTCTGCTGCTCACCCCCCACCCCTCTAACACATCCATCCCATAATATTCACAGCTCCCTTCACCACCGGCCATACACAGAAACATGTTATGAGCGCAAGCAGACTTTCATATGGTAGTACATTCAGCAGTACTAATTTACTATTCAGCCCCTGTCCTTACAATGGAAATGGGTAGCTTCAGAagaaatctctctctctggtgggtgTGCCTTTACAGTATATTGTAGAGTCTAAGTCAGATATGACTGCTTTGTTCATACTCAGGCTGAGAAAACAGCTAGCATTtcccctgggagagagagagagagagaccaccatagagagagagagagagagagagagataccaccCGAGTAAGAGCgagagacaaggagaaagagTTATCACCAGAGAGGGTCGAAAAAAGGAGGGATCACATTTCCATCCCATAATAACCTAAGAGAAGGCTTTGCGATAGAGTTGATGGTTACCAAGGGCGACCATGGGAGAATGAGGTCAGCTGGCCATCCAGTAATAATCAGCACACTATGATATAACAATACAGTAGAGATATCTGGATGGAGTGGCAGTGCAGCCCTACCTGTTAAACTAGCTACATCATAAGGCTATAGGGCTGAATTTATTTAGCACTTTTTCAATGCTCAAAGCACTGGAGCTCACGCCAGTATCCACCACCAATGTGTACTCGTGCCCCATCAGTTGTATTTCTTTGTACAATGAAAGTATCCAATATATAGTTTTTTTTATAGACAGAATTAATTCAAAGAAATTGAATTTGGCCACAGTTGCCCCTTTGAGGTGCGCCGTGCATAACACCTCTGACTGCACCCCCACCTGGACGTTAGGAAACCTCTAAGAAGTTACACAAACTACTAAATAGGCACAGGTGTTGGGGTAGCTAGTTCACACCTGCAACGTGACTATAGACAATCAGAGCGTAAGAGCGTAAGTGAGGCCATCTAGGATGATAAAAAAGGCTCCAACAGGAGGAAAGACAGATAAAAAAAGAGGGGATGTTATTTacgagagagaggtgaagggacGGAGGGATGAGCACAACGGAGGCGCCGGACGTGACAGTGACGAGCCCATCGCCATGGCATTGCTGGGGGATACAGCGGAAGACGTCACTGAGAGAAATGGACGGACACAAAGGAGGAATACGACATGGAGTAGAGTtaaaaaaggagggaggagggaaacagagagaggtttGAGGAGGTGGGAGGTGGAGCCAACCCAGAATTAGgttatttatttgtttgtttggaGAGGGCCTTGTGTCACTGGGTTCAGGTAGACTATGGTATGCCATGCCATCAGATAGTGATATCATTATAGGTCGTAGGGCAGGGTTCAGATGGGCAACAAGGGCCTCATACACCTCTTTCAACGAGTTAACCAAACATTGTTCAGCACTATTAGATTAATTAGATAGGCGTATAAGTGATGGGCATAGGCTGGACAGCCAAAGTGTGCAGGTTTTTGTTACTACCTAGCACTAAAACACCTAAATCAACTACTGGAGATCTAACACAAGTAGTAAATTAGTTCACTCAGGTGTTCCAGCGCTGGGCCGGAATACACCCCAGCCACAGGGGTATCCCTAAGCACGCACGTAAGGGAAAGGGGCCAGAAAGGAACATTCAGGGATGTAGAGTAGAGGGAAACTCTGATATTAGAGTTCAGGAAGAGCGGTTGGTGCTCCCTTATGGTCCTGTAcagcactctgtgtgtgtgtgtgtgtgtgtgtgtgtgtgtgtgtgtgtgtgtgtgtgtgtgtgtgtgtgtgtgtgtgtgtgtgtgtgtgtgtgtgtgtgtgtgtggcacgcACTCTGTGTGGCAGCACTCTACACAAGCTAAAAGAAAGATAATTGTATCAATGTAGATTACTTGGTCATCTATTTTATTCCTTTTACTGTTTCCTCCCTATTGATGAGATGTATTTAAGatgatatcacacacacacacacacacacacacacacacacacacacacacacacacacacacacacacacacacacacacacacacacacacacacacacacacacacacacacacacacacacacaggtgtacaGGACCATAAAGGAGCACCAACCCCTCTTCCTGAACTCTAATATCAGACTTTCCTTCTACTCTACATCTCTGAATGTTCCTTTCTGCCCCCTTTACCCCTTAACCTCAGTTTAACACCCCAGTAGTTTCTCTCGtcatccctcactccatccctccctccctcccctccaatTTCGTGATTTATTTGCCTCAGTTCCAATATTTGTTGCCAGTGTGTTTTCTTCCCCTTGTCTAAATGTCACCCCTTCTTCTAAGACAAtatagagaggcagagaaagagcgaAGGAGAGGGCAAGTACGTgggagatagaggagggagggggggaactCGTAAAAAGAGCAACAAAGTTTGGGAAGATTAAACATTAGGTAAGACACTTTCTCACATATATACACAAAAAAGCTTAGTGTCGCAATTCCTGGATGAGGGGTGGGTGTAGTCATCTCTATTTCAAATCCAATCCaattttatttttcacatgcgccgaccttacagtgaaatacttacttacaagcccttaaccaatgcagttttaagaaaataccccccaaaaagtaagagataagaataacaaataattaaagagcagcagtaaataacaatagtggggctatatacagggggtaccagtacagagtcaatgtgcaggggcaccggtgtcgaggtaattgagttaatatgtacatgtaggtagagttcttaaagtggctatgcatagataataacagagtagcagcaaagtaagggggggggggggggggcaatgcaaatagtctggttagccatttgattagctgttcaggagtcttatggcttgggggtaggagcTATTTAGAAgccgagagaacagtctatgactacagtggctggagtctttgacattttttagggccttcctctgacaccgcctggtatagatgtcctggatggcaggaaccttggccacggtgatgtactgggccgtacgcactaccctctgtagtgccttacggtcggtggctgagcagttgccgtaccaggcggtgatgcaacccggATCAGGATGCGCTAGATGCTGCAGCTGgaaaatctttttagtctccttaGGAGGAAGAGGTtttatcgtgccctcttcacgactgtctttgtttgcttggaccatgttagtttgttggtgatgtggacgccaaggaacttgaatctctcaacctgctccactacagccccgtcgatgagaatgggggcgtgctcggtcctccttttcctgtagtccacaatcatctcctttgtcttgatcacgttgagggcgAGGTtgttgatcacgttgagggagaggttgttgtccttgcaccacacgatcAGGTCTcctgacctcctccatataggctgtctcattgttgtcggtgatcaggcctaccactgttgagtcatcagcaaacttaatgatgaggttggagtcgtgcctggccgtgcattcatgagtgaacagggagtacaggaggggactgaacacacacccctgaggagcccctgtgttgaggatcatcgTGGCGGATGTGTTAATTCCTAcaattaccacctgggggcggcccgtcaggaagtccagttgcagagggaggtgtttagtcccagggtccttcatCTTCTGCTGGGTATTTCATACAGGCCACTGTAACCACTGCACGCTTCAGTCAGACACACAATGTGGCATCAGTGAGAACCTGTAGCTAGGGCCACTGAACGAACAGAGACATATTCTGACAAGtgcttttaaagttcttgaaactGGTGGGTACGCACGAACGCACGAAcgaacgcacgcgcacacgcacggtCCGGGTCACATATTATGTCTTGTGCTTAACATGCACAATGGAACCCATGCCATTCATCAGTGTCAATGTTAATGTACTGTAGTGTAACCATTACACAGTGTCCCCTCCCTCTGACTGCCACCCtacaccccttctctctccctcccgccctccctcgcTTTCTCCTTTATAACCCATCACTCCCATCTCACCATTCTCACTCTTTCTTTCGGTCTTTTACGGGACTGGACACACATTTGTTTTCTTAACAAGGGGAAGCAACCAAGGGACAAACAGCAGAGAGGAAAAATGCTTTTTTACATATTTACCTACCAAACTTTTAGGGTCTTTTTTGGATGTTGAGTTTCCCTCACTTTTGTCCTTTGTGTTATAATATtagtctctttctcgctctcaaaaattttatagagagagagatagatagagaaacGGGAAACAGACAAACAAAAAGTGTCATAATTTTAATCACTGTCTGCCAAATCATTCTAAAAAGTCATTTGATTTGGTCCAGAACGATACTATTTGGATTTGACCATTTTTATTTTCCTAACTGAGTTTGTTTAGACGTGTACCTGGATAACCTGACATGACAATACCTTCCTATAGGCATGTCTCTGCTATTACAGAGGTGCAAATTGTTCATTTATAAGATTGATACCGTTCACTAAGAAATTTGATTTCATTTTCAATCTGGTCAGACGCATTTCCAAAGAGAAAAACTACTGGACAGTGCTGGACATGAACTGGTAAGAACCCACGTTTATTACTAAGCTGTACTCACCCAGAGAACTTGTTATGTATTATACATAGCATTTTTCAAAGAAAATGAAATAGCTCCCTCATCTACAGTCTTGATCACAGACCTGATGGTTGTGAATAAGTTGTAAGAGGGAGAGATGAGCTTCTCCGACAGAACACATTACTTAACTAACCAGGTCGTCCTTCTCCTATCTGCAGATATGAGGGGATCATCCCCAAGCTCGGAACCAGAAACATAGAACTAACTGACACACTGACGGACAACGAGGCATAACCGTGGAAACGGGCAGACTGCCGCCCAAGTACACTCCCTGACCCacggagacggacagacagacagtctgatGCCAACTGTCTCCTCTGTCAATCTCACGGCACAACTCCTCCTGCTGTTGCTATGGGCAACCCACCCGACCATGGCAACCAACTGGCTGTAAGTCTGGCGTTCCGggcggaagagaaagagagagtttgtTTGTCATGCTATAACTTTTAAAAGATGGTGACGTGCCTCTAAATCTCTTTCTGTCGCTCCCCTTtcactctttgtctctcccttgcTGACCttttctctcttgtcctctctctctccctcccttcactgtgtcttctctgtctctttgGTCTGCTGGTctttctcttgtcctctctctccctcccttcactgTATCTTCTCTGTCCCTTTGATCTGCTGGTctttctcttgtcctctctctctttctcccttcacTGTGTCTTCTCTGTCCCTTTGGTCTGCTGGTctttctcttgtcctctctctctttctccctcccttcacTGTGTCTTCTCTGTCCCTTTGATCTGCTGGTctttctcttgtcctctctctctttctcccttcacTGTGTCTTCTCTGTCCCTTTGATCTGCTGGTctttctcttgtcctctctctctctctctcccttcactctgtcttctctgtccctTTGGTCTGCTGGTctttctcttgtcctctctctctcccttcactctgTCTTATCTGTCCCTTTGGTCTGCTGGTctttctcttgtcctctctctccctccttcactgtGTCTTCTCTGTCCATTTGGTCTGCTGGTCTTTCtcttgtcccctctctctctcccttcactgtGTCTTCTCTGTCCCTTTGGTCTGCTGGTctttctcttgtcctctctctctctcccttcactgtGTCTTCTCTGTGCCTTTGGTCTGCCGGTctttctcttgtcctctctctctctcccttcactgtGTCTTCTCTGTGCCTTTGGTCTGCCGGTctttctcttgtcctctctctctctcccttcactgtGTCTTCTCTGTGCCTTTGGTCTGCCGGTctttctcttgtcctctctctctctccctccttcactgtgtcttctctgtctctttgGTCTGCTGGTctttctcttgtcctctctctccctcccttcactgTATCTTCTCTGTCCCTTTGATCTGCTGGTctttctcttgtcctctctctctttctcccttcacTGTGTCTTCTCTGTCCCTTTGGTCTGCTGGTctttctcttgtcctctctctctccctcccttcactgtgtcttctctgtctctttgGTCTGCTGGTctttctcttgtcctctctctccctcccttcactgTATCTTCTCTGTCCCTTTGATCTGCTGGTctttctcttgtcctctctctctttctcccttcacTGTGTCTTCTCTGTCCCTTTGATCTGCTGGTctttctcttgtcctctctctctttctcccttcactgtgtcttctctgtctctttgGTCTGCTGGTCTTTCTCttgtccactctctctctcccttcactctgtcttctctgtccctTTGATCTGCTGGTctttctcttgtcctctctctctttctcccttcactgtgtcttctctgtctctttgGTCTGCTGGTctttctcttgtcctctctctctctcccttcactgtGTCTTCTCTGTCCCTTTGGTCTGCCGGTctttctcttgtcctctctctctctcccttcactgtGTCTTCTCTGTGCCTTTGGTCTGCCGGTctttctcttgtcctctctctctctcccttcactgtGTCTTCTCTGTGCCTTTGGTATGCTGGTctttctcttgtcctctctctctctcccttcactgtGTCTTCTCTGTGCCTTTGGTCTGCTGGTctttctcttgtcctctctctctctccttcactgtgtcttctctgtctctttgGTCTGCTGGTctttctcttgtcctctctctctctctcttcactgtgtCTTCTCTGTGCCTTTGGTCTGCTGGTctttctcttgtcctctctctctctcccttcactgtGTCTTCTCTGTGCCTTTGGTCTGCTGGTctttctcttgtcctctctctctctccctttactgTGTCTTCTCTGTCCCTTTGGTCTGCTGGTctttctcttgtcctctctctctctcccttcactgtGTCTTCTCTGTCCCTTTGGTCTGCTGGTctttctcttgtcctctctctccctcccttcactcTGTCTTCTCTGTGCCTTTGGTCTGCTGgtctttctcttgttctctctctctcccttcactgtGTCTTCTCTGTCCCTTTTGTCTGCTGGTctttctcttgtcctctctctctccctccttcactgtGTCTTCTCTGTCCCTTTTGTCTGCTGgtctttctcttgttctctctctctcccttcttcactGTGTCTTCTCTGTCCCTTTTGTCTGCCGGTCTttttcttgtcctctctctctctctccctcccttcactctgtcttctctgtccctTTTGTCTGCCGGTctttctcttgtcctctctctcccttccttcactctgtcttctctgtccctTTTGTCTGCCGGTctttctccatccttctctttctctctctgaaacCCTGTTCCCTGTgttcactcctctttcacccatCATTGGCTCTTTcgccccttctcttcctctccctctatccttatCCTCTATCTCACCCCTTCTCGCCATTTACCCCCTCGCTCTCCCTCAATCCCCATTTCCCCCACTTTCTcttcctctatctccccctctgcccctcccctctctttctctctctcagctccctgGCGAGGATGCCGCGCTCGCGGCCCGTGTCGGGTGCTGCCCCCTGTGGGCGGCTGAGGGGACTGTCCGTGGGGCAGGTGGGGGTGTGCAGGGCGCGGGGAGAAGTCATGGAGTCTGTGCGCAAGGCAGCCGAGATGGTCATAGAGGAGGTATGAGCCTGGGGCAGAACTGTCATCGGTTGTGTTACAAAAGTAGTAAAGTCCATGTGGAAGAGTTTTTTTAAGATCagccatttgtatttattattattatggatCATATTCTTCTTCCTCTTTAACCAGCATCATTAACATCCCCCTCATCTGTACTCAGTAAAGTATTAAACAATTGCACCAGTTTGACCAAAGTTTACTCTCCTCAGCACCTATGTAAAATGTCTATCTGCCTGTCTATATGAACCCCGAACCCTTGGTCTCAATGGCTTGGCTGTTGGTCGGATCAGTGCCAGCACCAGTTTCGTAATCGGCGTTGGAACTGCTCCACCACCCCGCGTGGAGTCAACGTGTTCGGTAGAGTCATGAGCCAAGGTGAGGACAGCAGGGCCTCTCTAGTTACTAGTGGAACTCTGTGGTTGTACCACAGTCATTAACATGCTGGTAACATGCTGGCCGTTGATTCCACATGGCTGAAGTCCGAAGGACTAAGGACATGTGATGACATGGTAAATTAGTCAATTGCTGTCTTGAACTCTTCTAAAAACCAGGCACGCGTGAGGCGGCTTTTGTGCACGCCCTGTCCTCGGCGGCGGTGGCGGTTGCAGTGACGCGAGGCTGCAGCCGGGGGGAGCTAGAGCGGTGTGGCTGCGACAGGAAGGTCAGAGGGGTCAGTCCCGAGGGTGAGTCTGGGGTGTGGGCCTCTGATCCTCTGTCTACGCTTGTGTCTAGACATCGGTCAatatgtctgtctctcttgctgtctGTCATTTAAACTTTGTCTCTATTGTCTTGAAATACATAATTGGAAAATGTGCAGATGCTATCaacatctttctttctttcccgcAGGTTTCCAGTGGTCTGGGTGCAGTGATAACCTTTCCTATGGTGTGGCCTTCTCCCAGACCTTCGTGGATGAGACAGAGCGTGCCAAGGGGATGTCGGCAGGGCGACCCCTCATGAATGTCCATAACCACGAGGCTGGACGGAAGGTTGGTGGCGGTGGAGCACTCTGCTGACATCATCAATCTTCACTTCTATCATCTTTTTTTCTTCGTTTCCTTTGACTTCCTGATCGTTCTTTTACATTCCTCCATCCCCAGGCTATCCTCCATAACATGCAGG is part of the Salvelinus fontinalis isolate EN_2023a chromosome 6, ASM2944872v1, whole genome shotgun sequence genome and harbors:
- the LOC129857227 gene encoding protein Wnt-4-like, which encodes MPTVSSVNLTAQLLLLLLWATHPTMATNWLSLARMPRSRPVSGAAPCGRLRGLSVGQVGVCRARGEVMESVRKAAEMVIEECQHQFRNRRWNCSTTPRGVNVFGRVMSQGTREAAFVHALSSAAVAVAVTRGCSRGELERCGCDRKVRGVSPEGFQWSGCSDNLSYGVAFSQTFVDETERAKGMSAGRPLMNVHNHEAGRKAILHNMQVECKCHGVSGSCELRTCWKVMPPFRRVGAVLKERFDGATEVRLSRIGSRTALLPRDPQVKPPAARDLVYLAVSPDFCHLDPNNGIPGTAGRRCNGTSRLAPDGCELVCCGPGYRAGRAEVVQRCSCKFSWCCSVRCQQCKNTVMIHTCRE